In a single window of the Rhizoctonia solani chromosome 16, complete sequence genome:
- a CDS encoding phosphoglycerate kinase — protein sequence MNPLHHGYFGRLRTSGITRTIDVLTIRNAPERLKSQLLRGFNLASVHTSPSPNKMSLSNKLSITDLGSLKDKRVLIRVDFNVPIQDGKITNPARIVAALPTIKGQGSCPDVPSRTSGWQSRRKILLKVVATELSNQLGGKDVKFLNDCVGPEVEQAVNSAPSGSVILLENLRFHIEEEGSVKDKAGNKTKANPEDVKKFREGLTALGDVYVNDAFGTAHRAHSSMVGVKLPQRAAGFLMKKELEFFAKALESPERPFLAILGGAKVSDKIQLIENMLDKVNSLIICGGMAFTFKKTLNSVKIGKSLFDQAGSEKVASLLEKAKANNVKFDKEAQTGTATDEEGIPDEWMGLDAGEKSRQLFKETVLEAKTILWNGPPGVFEFEKFAGGSSALLEANIEAAKKGATVIVGGGDTATVVAQAGKESELSHVSTGGGASLELLEGKTLPGVAELSEK from the exons ATGAACCCGTTACATCATGGGTACTTTGGACGGTTGCGCACCTCCGGCATTACACGGACAATCGATGTTCTCACGATCCGGAACGCCCCAGAACGGCTCAAATCCCAGCTGCTGAGAGGGTTCAACTTGGCCAGTGTCCACACCTCCCCATCACCCAACAAGATGTCTTTGTCCAACAAGCTCTCTATTACCGATCTTGGGTCGCTCAAGGATAAGCGCGTGCTTATTCGTGTTGACTTTAACGTCCCAATCCAAGATGGTAAGATCACCAACCCGGCG CGCATTGTTGCTGCTCTACCGACGATCAA AGGCCAAGGCAGTTGTCCTGATGTCCCATCTCGGACGTCCGGATGGCAAAGTCGTCGAAAAATACTCCTCAAAGTCGTCGCCACTGAACTCAGCAATCAACTCGGCGGAAAGGATGTCAAGTTCCTCAACGACTGCGTCGGTCCCGAAGTCGAGCAAGCCGTCAACTCTGCACCCTCTGGCTCGGTTATCCTCCTCGAAAATCTCCGATTCCACATCGAAGAGGAGGGATCCGTCAAGGACAAGGCCGGAAACAAGACCAAGGCCAATCCCGAGGATGTTAAGAAGTTCCGTGAGGGTCTTACTGCGCTGGGTGATGTGTATGTCAACGATGCGTTTGGAACCGCCCATCGCGCACATTCGTCGATGGTCGGCGTCAAGCTCCCCCAACGTGCCGCTGGATTCTTGATGAAGAAGGAATTGGAGTTCTTCGCCAAGGCTTTGGAGAGCCCCGAGCGTCCGTTCTTGGCCATTCTTGGTGGTGCAAAAGTTTCGGATAAGATCCAGTTGATTGAGAATATGCTTGACAAG gTCAACTCGCTCATCATCTGCGGTGGAATGGCCTTTACTTTCAAGAAGACGCTCAACAGCGTCAAGATTGGCAAGTCTCTCTTTGACCAGGCCGGATCTGAAAAGGTCGCGTCGCTCTTGGAAAAGGCCAAGGCAAACAACGTCAAG TTCGACAAGGAGGCTCAG ACTGGCACTGCTACTGACGAGGAAGGTATTCCCGACGAATGGATGGGTCTGGACGCCGGTGAAAAATCCCGACAGCTGTTCAAGGAAACAGTCCTCGAGGCCAAGACTATCCTCTGGAACGG TCCCCCAGGTGTATTCGAGTTTGAGAAATTCGCAGGAGGATCCTCCGCCCTTCTCGAGGCTAATATCGAGGCCGCAAAGAAGGGAGCGACTGTGATCGTGGGCGGTGGAGATACAGCCACTGTTGTCGCCCAAGCCGGAAAGGAATCCGAGCTCAGCCATGTGTCGACTGGTGGAGGTGCCAGCTTGGAGCTTCTCGAGGGCAAG ACTCTCCCCGGCGTTGCTGAACTCAGTGAGAAGTAA
- a CDS encoding diacylglycerol kinase catalytic domain-containing protein has product MSLIVRKQVNRLSISPDKRLLAAAIYTKVHIYDIAGNSSTPRAVFEGHKGNVTSVSFHSEGKWVVTGSEDGTIRIWDLRTSNLHRVYEMKYLGELISCDQAGRIRQWDLTLQEEACTVELAPAGDIPIRSISIASDGSCLVAGNNKGRVYVWKINESTRDGPRYQAITKFQAHNKYLTRCLLSPDVSCDVFGRHNRQEGLLVPNYEFKLDKTLHGHQRWVWDAAFSADSAYLVTASSDHVARLWELSSGETVRQYNGHHKAAVGVSAKELVVHHAGDNGAKTRKLATSLKNVLYAEIASGNILKIATLARQKKSHRLVIVEGQIREPDTGETAQVWVDELMRLAYGDVSPRRRFKVFVNPAGGRGKGVQLFEKKVKPILLAAHGEVDAVVTTHSKHAVELARECDLDFDALLTVSGDGLVFEVLNGFRERPRRAKAFALPVCPIPAGSGNALSISLLGPKDGFDVALAALNAIKGQRMPYDLCSFTQDGKTSISFLSQAIGLMADLDLGTENMRWMGDTRFIAGFLRGGEVLILYSGTMSYVGRDLMAFPVALPSDGLIDITVQELVPRPLMVKMISGGEKGDQFLASNEAYRLRHEFHVETLKGLGTTLSMTGAWYSGDFGKGKTLKMPPKSTAAEKKPASTAGKAPAKAPDSAKKTAAKASASGGAADGEKKKRKKSRKETYSSYIYKVLKQVHPDTGISNKAMAILNSFVNDIFERIAEEASRLASYSKKSTISSREIQTSVRLILPGELSKHAISEGTKSVTKFSAGAGGK; this is encoded by the exons ATGAGTCTGATCGTTAGAAAGCAAGTGAACCGGTTGTCTATTTCTCCAGA CAAACGACTTCTAGCAGCCGCTATCTACACTAAAGTACATATTTATGACATAGCTGGTAATTCCAGTACCCCA CGAGCTGTTTTCGAAGGTCACAAAGGAAACGTAACGTCAGTATCTTTTCATTCCGAAGGAAAGTGGGTTGTCACTGGGAGTGAGGATGGCACCATTCGTATATGGGACTTGAGAACATCAAACCTCCATCGAGTATATGAAATGAAGTACCTA GGCGAATTAATTTCTTGTGACCAAGCAGGAAGGATTCGCCAGTGGGACCTTACTCTTCAGGAGGAAGCTTGCACTGTTGAGCTG GCACCTGCTGGTGATATCCCGATTCGTTCTATTAGCATAGCATCGGACGGTTCATGCTTGGTAGCCGGAAATAACAAG GGTCGTGTCTATGTGTGGAAGATCAATGAGAGCACACGCGACGGCCCCCGCTACCAAGCCATAACGAAGTTCCAAGCACACAACAAATACTTGACACGGTGTCTTTTAAGTCCCGAT GTATCTTGCGACGTGTTCGGCAGACACAACCGTCAAGAGGGCTTGTTGGTTCCAAACTATGAATTCAAGTTAGACAAAACCTTGCACGGACACCAGCGTTGGGTATGGGATGCTGCATTCAGTGCAGACTCAGCTTATCTCGTAACGG CTTCGTCGGACCATGTTGCACGGTTATgggaattgtcttccggaGAAACGGTACGACAGTATAATGGGCATCATAAAGCGGCCGT TGGAGTTTCTGCCAAGGAATTGGTGGTCCATCATGCTGGTG ACAACGGCGCGAAAACGCGAAAACTTGCTACAAGCCTAAAGAACGTGTTGTATGCAGAAATAGCATCTGGAAACATTCTCAAAATCGCAACCTTGGCTCGCCAGAAGAAATCACATAGACTTGTGATAGTTGAAGGACAAATACGTGAGCCGGACACGGGCGAAACAGCACAAGTTTGGGTTGATGAATTGATGAGATTGGCTTATGGCG ATGTATCGCCCCGTCGCCGGTTCAAGGTTTTCGTGAATCCTGCTGGTGGACGG GGGAAAGGTGTTCAATTATTCGAAAAAAAGGTCAAACCTATCTTATTGGCCGCCCATGGCGAAGTGGACGCTGTTG TGACTACCCACTCCAAACACGCTGTCGAACTAGCTCGAGAGTGTGACCTGGATTTTGATGCCCTACTAACTGTATCGGGGGATGGCCTTGTCTTTGAGGTTTTGAACGGGTTTCGGGAGCGACCCAGACGTGCCAAAGCGTTTGCACTTCCAGTGTGTCCTATTCCAGCTGGAAGCGGAAACGCTCTTTCCATTAGCCTTTTGGGACCAAAG GATGGATTCGATGTGGCTCTTGCGGCTCTGAACGCCATTAAAG GCCAACGGATGCCATATGATCTCTGTTCATtcacccaagacggaaaGACGAGTATATCATTCTTGTCCCAAGCTATTGGGCTTATGGCAGACCTTGATCTAGGTACTGAGAATATG AGGTGGATGGGGGATACTAGATTTATCGCAGGCTTCCTCAGAGGAGGTGAGGTCTTGATACTCTA CTCTGGGACTATGTCCTATGTGGGTAGAGACCTTATGGCGTTCCCGGTGGCACTTCCGTCGGATGGACTAATTGATATCACGGTTCAAGAGTTG GTACCCAGACCTTTAATGGTAAAAATGATTTCTGGTGGAGAAAAGGGAGATCAGTTTTTGGCTTCCAACG AAGCGTACAGACTCCGCCACGAATTCCACGTTGAGACCCTCAAAGGCCTTGGTACAACCTTGAGCATGACTGGAGCGTGGTATTCAGGTGACTTTGGCAAAGGGAAAACA CTGAAAATGCCTCCCAAGTCGACTGCCGCTGAGAAGAAGCCCGCCTCTACTGCCGGCAAGGCACCAGCTAAGGCTCCTGACTCGGCCAAAAAGACTGCTGCAAAGGCATCGGCCTCTGGAGGAGCTGCTGATggcgagaagaagaagcgcaaAAAGTCCCGCAAGGAGACTTACTCTTCCTACATCTACAAGG TGCTCAAGCAGGTGCACCCCGATACTGGTATCTCCAACAAGGCGATGGCCATTCTCAACTCGTTTGTTAACGATATCTTTGAGCGTATTGCCGAGGAAGCTTCCC GCCTTGCTTCGTACTCGAAGAAGTCGACCATCTCGTCGCGCGAGATTCAGACCTCTGTGCGACTAATCCTTCCTGGTGAACTTTCTAAGCACGCCATTTCTGAGGGTACCAAGTCCGTGACCAAGTTCTCGGCTGGTGCTGGTGGAAAGTAA
- a CDS encoding mitotic checkpoint protein prcc-carboxy-term protein — protein MPNIRDTGIIARFSSRVSSKERPSSWLGIRWLGILWLRQRGRRETKQTTPPPKTGDSKSSNGSLGSSLALPPPKKRRDGPVRITVEAPKFDDADDNDSERAQKKPRTLGPGTKGAGSSSLFSALPAPKNATPILPEPKRVLGGGGGPALNFSTASTTSSDTQSTSNGLFLPPAMAKAKAQAKPPPPAIESAPSVDFFSLGSTSAAPSIPTSGTAPSTSSSITLMSAPEVKDFEPPVPTLFDPYPGYYQLPSGEWAMHDPKYYKKVIEQLTSGPDLQTGNKSEAREFADRSKEDMATFDPSEELRQGQIAELEKRKAVTTTPSDAPAVPRMKANYSWCSMFDHQTELLYFIQVQKSTGLARSRHQLSTLLTEAYANREALEEKIAQGKRNRKEAGSKYGF, from the exons ATGCCGAATATACGCGATACCGGCATTATCGCGCGATTCTCGAGTCGAGTCAGTTCTAAAGAAAGACCAAGCAGTTGGTTGGGGATACG GTGGCTTGGCATCTTATGGCTCCGACAGCGAGGGAGAAGAGAGACTAAGCAAACTACGCCCCCTCCCAAAACTGGCGACTCCAAATCATCCAATGGTTCTCTGGGCTCTTCACTTGCTCTTCCCCCTCCAAAGAAAAGGCGAGATGGCCCCGTGCGGATTACTGTCGAGGCACCGAAATTCGATGACGCCGACGACAACGACTCGGAACGGGCGCAAAAGAAACCTCGTACACTAGGCCCTGGGACGAAAGGTGCTGGATCATCTTCTCTTTTCTCAGCTCTACCGGCTCCCAAGAACGCAACACCTATTCTTCCCGAACCAAAAAGAGTacttggtggaggtggtgggcCTGCATTGAATTTCTCAACAGCAAGCACTACATCTTCCGATACTCAGTCGACTTCAAATGGCCTATTCCTCCCTCCTGCTATGGCCAAGGCAAAAGCACAAGCCAAGCCTCCTCCGCCAGCCATTGAATCCGCACCGTCGGTGGATTTCTTCTCGTTAG GCTCAACAAGTGCTGCGCCGTCCATACCAACCTCTGGTACAGCACCAAGCACAAGCTCTTCCATAACTTTAATGTCAGCACCGGAAGTCAAAGACTTTGAACCACCAGTACCCACCCTTTTCGATCCATACCCAGGATATTATCAACTACCTTCTGGCGAATGGGCCATGCACGATCCGAAGTATTATAAAAAGGTTATTGAACAACTTACGTCAGGTCCGGACTTGCAGACTGGGAACAAGAGTGAGGCTCGCGAATTTGCTGATAGGTCTAAGGAGGACATGGCTACTTTCGATCCCAGCGAAGAACTTCGTCAAGGGCAGATTGCAGAGTTAGAAAAGAGAAAAGCGGTCACAACGACCCCTTCAGACGCGCCTGCTGTACCTCGTATGAAGGCAAATTATTCGTGGTGTTCTATGTTTGACCACCAGACTGAACTTTTATATTTCATACAGGTACAAAAATCCACTGGACTGGCTCGTTCACGACACCAGTTGTCCACCTTGCTAACAGAAGCATATGCCAATCGCGAGGCCTTGGAAGAGAAGATTGCACAAGGCAAACGGAATCGCAAGGAAGCTGGTTCGAAATACG GATTTTAA
- a CDS encoding chitin synthase regulatory factor translates to MVNTPPPPAYEHEEYNHIVDYYDHTRDEDGPSASASSSAPVPSSNAAPPTQAPTLREGTMNGQAPRQTSLHEGDMLPAPGRPFMQLANRSTPSLPTHPRDPGFEHPPLPNNRHFPPPSSYDPNDLAFNSMHINDPIQRAGTSMSYRAGDPRADPIPRSGTSMSHRMPPPRGASAHPPAHYHPHPSSPVFDSASIYSGGSGGYSEYDQFDDRASIRSGHRGGYGDTMLPYGHYPRHPPPPGPYNRMPPPPPQDDGMYAAASFAGLDLPPGSAPPSLFIPPNPGAPYYPPPGPGGPGPSDGGGYLSPSQSSIMRGSSAASIRTDDTVAPTTKKIKAIDANQLPYTKEFVDQYRASMKEDPDPESHFKYAKYLIEAAKRIGEDAQTSEPLKVIRKLATTGDTFPDAQFFLANCYGTGMLGLQVDHEKAYHLYMQAAKQNHAAACYRVAVCNEIGAGTRKDPKHAFAFYKKAASLGDTAAMYKLGMIYLQGQLGQQKSPRDGVPWLRRAAEQADVENPHALHELGLLHEQPGSQVVVHDEAYAKDLFTRAAQLGFVRSQFKLGARTSTAAQKGDAEAELALSGWYLTGSEGVLKQSDSEAYLWARRAANKGLSKAEYAVGYYAEVGIGLKVDVEFAKRWYMRAAAQGNKRAMARLTDLKRAGNRRVAPGARPTRAQANNEDCVIA, encoded by the exons ATGGTGAATACTCCTCCTCCGCCTGCCTATGAACATGAAGAATACAACCACATCGTCGACTATTACGACCACACACGCGACGAGGATGGCCCCTCTGCCTCTGCCTCGTCCTCTGCGCCCGTTCCCTCCTCGAATGCAGCACCGCCAACACAGGCACCGACACTGCGAGAAGGGACAATGAACGGACAAGCGCCGCGTCAGACGAGTCTGCACGAAGGCGATATGCTGCCAGCACCAG GCAGACCATTTATGCAACTGGCTAACCGATCGACACCTtcccttcccacccacccacGCGATCCTGGGTTCGAGCACCCGCCTCTGCCCAACAATAGGCACTTTCCCCCTCCATCGTCATATGACCCCAATGACCTTGCGTTCAACTCGATGCACATAAACGATCCAATCCAGCGAGCAGGCACATCTATGAGCTATCGTGCTGGCGACCCCCGAGCCGACCCTATCCCCCGATCCGGCACCTCCATGTCCCATCGCATGCCCCCGCCCCGTGGTGCCTCTGCCCACCCACCTGCCCACTACCACCCCCATCCATCATCCCCA GTATTCGACAGCGCATCCATCTACTCTGGCGGCTCCGGCGGCTACTCGGAATACGATCAATTCGATGACCGTGCGAGTATACGCTCTGGCCATCGTGGAGGCTATGGCGACACCATGCTTCCCTATGGCCATTACCCGAGGCATCCTCCTCCCCCTGGACCATACAATCGTATgcctcctccccctccacaGGACGATGGTATGTACGCAGCCGCCTCGTTTGCAGGTCTCGACTTGCCTCCAGGATCCGCACCTCCCTCGCTCTTCATCCCTCCCAACCCCGGTGCTCCGTACTATCCCCCTCCTGGTCCAGGTGGCCCTGGCCCTTCCGATGGCGGCGGCTACTTGTCGCCCAGTCAGTCATCCATCATGCGAGGTTCTTCCGCAGCGTCTATCCGTACCGACGATACAG TTGCCCCCACTACCAAGAAGATCAAAGCCATCGATGCCAACCAGCTCCCGTACACCAAAGAATTCGTCGACCAGTATCGTGCCAGCATGAAAGAAGACCCCGATCCCGAGTCTCATTTCAAGTATGCAAAATATTTGATCGAGGCCGCCAAGCGCATCGGAGAGGACGCCCAGACCAGCGAGCC CTTGAAAGTGATCCGCAAACTCGCCACCACGGGTGACACATTCCCCGACGCCCAGTTCTTCCTCGCCAACTGCTACGGAACAGGCATGCTCGGTCTCCAAGTCGACCACGAAAAGGCCTACCACCTGTACATGCAAGCCGCCAAACAAAACCACGCCGCAGCCTGCTACCGTGTCGCCGTCTGCAACGAAATCGGCGCGGGCACGCGAAAAGACCCCAAGCACGCGTTTGCGTTTTACAAAAAGGCCGCGTCCCTGGGCGACACGGCCGCGATGTACAAGCTCGGGATGATCTACCTCCAAGGCCAGCTCGGCCAGCAAAAGAGCCCGCGCGACGGTGTTCCCTGGCTGCGACGAGCCGCCGAACAGGCGGACGTGGAGAACCCGCACGCGTTGCATGAGCTTGGGCTCCTGCACGAGCAGCCCGGATCCCAGGTCGTGGTCCACGACGAGGCGTACGCCAAGGACCTGTTCACCCGTGCCGCCCAGCTCGGGTTTGTCCGGTCCCAGTTCAAGCTCGGGGCGCGTACGAGTACG GCCGCGCAAAAGGGCGATGCGGAAGCCGAGCTGGCGCTGAGCGGGTGGTACTTGACCGGAAGCGAGGGTGTCTTGAAGCAGAGCGATTCCGAGGCGTATCTGTGGGCCCGGCGCGCCGCGAACAAGGGGCTGAGTAAAGCCGAGTATGCGGTTGGGTACTATGCAGAAGTAGGAATCGGTTTAAAGGTCGATGTTGAATTTGCGAAACGCTGGTACATGCGTGCGGCTG CTCAAGGAAACAAACGGGCCATGGCTCGTCTAACAGACCTCAAACGAGCTGGAAACCGCCGTGTCGCGCCCGGAGCTCGGCCGACGCGTGCTCAAGCCAACAACGAGGATTGCGTAATTGCGtga
- a CDS encoding JmjC domain, hydroxylase, with protein MAATRRSSRLSSVAKPDPKRETSEETWDRCAACKPDAVRSSSSKAKTVWAECEKCGTWFHWDCVGEGGDINLVLQNMPCELPRTTNHPLTAHSQVDSKASEARLCNIEAGVPHDQSDPNRWMTIIQDKPIHPDSFKRVRGDELSKEWVERNEWAMTEPVVIDSPDGLGMMMPSEPEFGINDVVELVGADVPVEVIDVATQATSPGWTLGSWAEYYNTPEPKRDKIRNVISLEVSGTKLAEKICPPRLVREIDWVEHVWPAGKKGKGQYPKVQLYCLMSVAQCWTDWHVDFAGSSVYYHILKGSKVFYFVEPTPANLNAYEKWSGSENQSTTWFGDLVDKVTKVELAAGNTMIIPTGWIHCVYTPQDSLVFGGNFLHSYNIATQLRVRDIEINTRVPKKFRFPFFTKMCWYATDKYVRDLKAKEEISPRILEGLASLATFVVSEVRMIERGGKEKEKEAKEQIPGDRVREPGALARELRWRVRNARGIDSDSEGPSTSSPVPPTNGATAGAKRKRTETPIPASTSTSVSTSAPVPVPAPSAPNAAPAPVQAEEEKMESPVMFRNFVPRKWTEVRRDSAVTTCFVDPSSIQEEEAMDKLVQEGTVGAAELQTKVDTIVKTRRYKDKEQGGKTVVERQTITRTLDIYTWDENITRDVDVPMEIANDSATVS; from the exons ATGGCCGCGACCCGCCGATCTTCCCGCCTAAGCAGCGTAGCCAAACCCGACCCCAAGCGTGAAACATCTGAAGAAACATGGGACAGATGTGCAGCCTGTAAGCCCGACGCAGTTCGGTCCAGCTCGTCCAAGGCCAAAACCGTCTGGGCTGAATGCGAAAAGTGCGGAACGTGGTTTCATTGGGACTGTGTTGGGGAAGGCGGGGATATCAATCTA GTACTGCAAAACATGCCTTGCGAGCTACCCAGAACTACAAATCACCCTCTTACCGCCCACTCGCAAGTCGACTCGAAAGCGAGCGAGGCTCGACTATGCAATATCGAAGCAGGAGTTCCACACGACCAGTCGGACCCAAACAGGTGGATGACGATCATTCAAGACAAGCCCATCCACCCGGACTCGTTCAAGCGCGTTAGGGGGGATGAGCTGTCCAAGGAGTGGGTCGAAAGGAACGAATGGGCCATGACCGAACCGGTTGTGATCGACTCGCCGGACGGACTGGGCATGATGATGCCCTCGGAGCCCGAGTTTGGGATCAACGATGTGGTGGAACTGGTCGGTGCCGATGTGCCCGTTGAAGTGATCG ACGTGGCGACTCAGGCCACATCGCCCGGTTGGACGCTCGGCTCGTGGGCGGAGTATTACAATACCCCCGAACCAAAGAGGGACAAGATTCGCAATGTGATCTCGCTCGAAGTAAGCGGGACGAAACTCGCTGAAAAGATATGCCCGCCTCGTCTGGTGCGCGAGATCGATTGGGTGGAGCACGTTTGGCCGGCTGGGAAAAAGGGAAAAGGCCAGTATCCAAAAGTGCAACTGTATTGCTTGATGAGTGTCGCGCAATGCTGGACG GACTGGCACGTCGATTTCGCAGGCAGTTCGGTCTATTATCATATCCTGAAGGGATCCAAG GTCTTTTATTTCGTCGAACCCACACCAGCCAATTTAAATGCGTACGAAAAGTGGTCGGGAAGCGAGAACCAAAGCACAACCTGGTTTGGTGATCTTGTAGATAAGGTTACCAAGGTCGAACTTGCTGCGGGGAATACAAT GATAATACCCACAGGGTGGATACACTGCGTT TATACCCCACAAGATTCTCTGGTATTTGGAGGAAACTTTTTACATTCATACAACATTGCTACTC AACTAAGAGTTCGTGACATTGAAATAAATACACGAGTACCCAAAAAGTTCCGGTTCCCATTCTTCACAAA GATGTGCTGGTATGCGACCGATAAATATGTGAGAGACCTTAAAGCGAAAGAAGAAATCAGCCCAAGGATACTAGAAGGCCTGGCATCACTCGCCACATTCGTTGTGTCTGAAGTACGCATGATCGAACGAGGGGggaaggaaaaggaaaaagagGCAAAAGAACAAATTCCTGGTGATCGAGTGCGCGAACCAGGTGCGCTTGCAAGAGAATTGAGATGGAGGGTTCGGAATGCGAGGGGGATAGACTCGGATAGCGAAGGTCCCAGTACCTCGTCACCTGTTCCTCCTACCAACGGGGCCACGGCCGGGGCAAAACGAAAAAGAACGGAGACACCTATTCCTGCTTCCACCTCTACTTCTGTCTCCACCTCTGCCCCTGTCCCTGTCCCCGCACCTTCTGCTCCTAATGCCGCACCGGCACCTGTCCAGGCCGAAGAAGAGAAGATGGAGTCTCCTGTGATGTTCAGGAACTTTGTCCCTCGCAAGTGGACTGAAGTACGACGCGACTCGGCGGTAACGACATGTTTTGTCGATCCGTCGTCGATCCAGGAGGAAGAGGCAATGGACAAACTGGTTCAGGAGGGTACAGTCGGGGCTGCCGAATTACAGACCAAAGTTGATACGATTGTCAAGACGCGAAGATACAAGGACAAAGAGCAGGGGGGCAAGACGGTGGTTGAACGTCAAACAATCACAAGAACTCTGGATATTTATACTTGGGATGAAAACATCACGAGAGATGTGGATGTGCCTATGGAGATTGCGAATGATAGTGCAACCGTTTCTTAa
- a CDS encoding methyltransferase domain protein — MIHDIAKVGFASGTNDHYDKARPSYPEEALSALYSSIPKTEGSLKVAELGSGTGLFTRALLNHPTFGQAVGELRAIEPSEGMRETFNKRTSDSRVTCLPGDFLKTGVEDGWADLVVIAQAFHWCPDYDKAAAEFARILKPKGIVAFIWNLEDRERSSWVAKIRDLIEPYEQGSPQFRLGLWKAVFDTPSYKANFQSPETKIWDYVVPTTAQGVHDRAFSKSYIAVLQTPEADKVHQEIDRILETSEKDWIDEKEGVFKYNYETFLVIMRRN; from the exons ATGATCCACGACATTGCAAAAGTTGGGTTTGCATCTGGGACCAATGACCACTACGACAAAGCTCGTCCATCATATCCGGAAGAAGCACTTTCAGCTCTTTACAGCAGCATTCCCAAGACGGAAGGGTCTCTGAAGGTCGCTGA ACTGGGCTCTGGTACAGGTCTATTCACTCGCGCCTTGCTTAACCATCCGACTTTTGGACAAGCGGTGGGGGAGCTCCGCGCGATTGAGCCGTCAGAGGGAATGAGGGAAACATTCAACAAGCGAACCAGTGATTCGAGAGTTACCTGCCTAcctggagattttctcaaaacAGGTGTAGAAGATGGATGGGCTGATCTAGTTGTAATCGCACAG GCATTCCACTGGTGTCCTGACTATGATAAAGCTGCG GCCGAGTTTGCGCGCATTTTGAAGCCAAAGGGTATAGTGGCATTCATCTGGAACTTGGAAGACCG TGAGAGGTCATCCTGGGTTGCCAAGATTCGAGACCTTATTGAGCCCTACGAACAAGGATCTCCACAGTTTCGTTTGGGG CTGTGGAAGGCCGTATTCGATACACCCTCTTACAAGGCTAACTTTCAATCCCCTGAAACCAAGATCTGGGACTATGTGGTTCCCACTACCGCACAGGGAGTTCATGATCGTGCATTTAGCAAGTCCTACATAGCTGTGCTTCAGACGCCCGAGGCGGATAAAGTGCACCAGGAGATCGATAGGATTTTGGAAACATCTGAAAAGGATTGGATAGACGAGAAGGAGGGTGTATTCAAGTACAACTACGAGACCTTTTTGGTGATTATGCGTAGGAACTGA